GACCACTCGCTGACGGCGGACGGGGTGGAGTCCAACCTGGCGGACGTCTACCTCGATAAGGCCTGACGCGCCGCGTCGAAGCGAGGAATCCTCGATCGCCAGGGCGCCGGGTTTCCTGCCCGAGACCAGGGCTGACCATGTTTTTCCTGGGAGGATTCAACGCTTGTCGATGCGGCGCGCCACGGTGTTGCCGGCGAATTGGATGACCTGCACCAGCACCACCAGGACGGCTACCGTGATGACCATGACATCGGTCTGGAAACGGTAGTAGCCGTAGCGGATGGCCAAGTCGCCGATGCCGCCGCCGCCCACCACGCCGGCCACCGCCGAATAGGAGAGAAAACTCACCGACAGTACCGTCAGGGCCAGCACCAGGCCGGCGCGCGCCTCGACCAGCAGCACGCGGCGCACGATCTGCAGCTCGGAGGCGCCCGCGGCGTGCGCGGCCTCGATCACGCCGCGCGGCACTTCGCGCAGGCACTGCTCGACCAGCCGGGCAAAGTACGGGATGGCGGCGAACGACAGCGGCACCGCCGCGGCCGTGGGGCCGATGGAGGAACCTACGATCGAACGCGTGAACGGCACCAGCGCCACCAGCAGGATGATGAAGGGGAAGGAACGCACGGTGTTGACCGCCCAGCCCAGCGTGCGATGCAGCACGGGACGGTCCAGCGACTGGCCCTTGCCCGTCAAAAACAACAGCACGCCCAGCGGGCCGCCCAGGACGACGGACGCGCCCAGCGCGATGCCCAGCATCAGGAAGGTCTGGCCCAGGGCCACGGTCAGCTCGGGGATGAGCTGGACGAAGGTGTTCCACATCTCAGGCCACCTCTTCGTAGGGGTGCGAGGCTTCGCGGATGAGCTCGCGGCCCAGCGGCGTGGCCAGATTCACGCCGTCGCGCGAGATCTCGGCCTGCTCGACGATACGGCCGCCTTCCATCACGGCCACATGCCGGCACAGCGCGCGCACCACCGCCAGTTCGTGCGTGACGATGACGATGGTCACGCCCAGCCGCCGGTTGATGTCGCGCAGCACGCCCAGCACCGAGCGCGTGGTCTCCGGGTCGAGCGCCGAAGTCGGTTCGTCGCACAGCAATACCGCCGGCTCGCTGGCCAGGGCGCGCGCGATGGCCACGCGCTGCTTCTGTCCGCCAGAAAGCTGGGCGGGATGGCTGCCGCGCTTGTCGGCCAGGTCCACGATGTCCAGGCATTCGTCTACCCGCGCCGTGAGTTGCGCCTGGTTGCGGCCGCCATGCACACGCAGCGGGAAGGCCACGTTCTCGAACACGGTTTCGTTCTGCAGCAGGTTGAACTGCTGGAAGATCATGCCGATGGACTGTCGCGCTTCGCGCAGGGCACGCTTGCCCAGGGCGGTCAGTTCCATGCCGGCGACGTGCACGGCGCCGGCGTCGGGGCGTTCCAGCAGGTTGATCAGGCGCAGGAGCGTGGACTTGCCCGCCCCGCTCTTGCCGATGAGGCCGAAAGTGTCGCCCTGCCGGACGGACAGCGACACGTCGCGCACGGCGTCGAAGCGGCCCTCCCGGGTCGAGAAATGCTTGCTCACGCCGTCGAGCCGGATGACAGGGGGCGGTTCGGGATGCTCGCTCGCGCTCACGACGGACAACCTTTGGGATGGATTCACGGGATTGTCCTGGGCGGCGCCTTATGAATACGCCGTGGGTTCGGGCGCGCGGCCGTCCAGCTCGTAGCGGCCCAGGTCGCGGATCTTGTAGGCCACCGGGTCGTGCAGCGTATGCACGCGGGCATTGCGCCAGAAACGGTCGTAGCCATAGCGGGCCGAGGTCGAACGCGCGCCGGTCGCCTCGAACAGTTCGTTGCCCACCTTGAGGGCTGCGCGGTGCGACCAGATCTTGGCCTCGGCGATGGCCACCGCCAGTTCGCCGCGCTCGGCCGCCGTCAGCGCGGCGCCGCGTCCCAGGGCTGCGTCCAGTTGCCGGCCCGCCGCGTCGGCCAGCGCCTCGGCCGCGCGCGTTGCCAGGCGGAACTCGCCGAAACGCGCCTGCACGTAGGGGTCGTCGGCCTGGCGCTGTACGTCGGCGGCGAACCAGGGGCGGGCGTCCTCCAGCACGAAGCGGCATGCCTCGGCCAGCGCGCCCTGGGCGATGCCCAGGTACAGATTGGCCATGATCGCCTGGGAAAACAGGGTCCGCAGGGTGGACCGGGGCGTGGGCGAGAAGCCGGGCGCCTGCAGCACCTGCAGAAACTCCAGCCGCACGTGATCGAAGCGCACCGTGCCGCTGTCGGTCTGGCGCTGGCCGAAGGCGTCCCAGTCAGGATTGACGGTGACGCCCTGGGTATCCGTGGGCAGCGCCGCGACCAGCGCGGTGCCCGAGGCGCGATGCCAGGCCGAGATCGTCAGCACATCCGACCCTATCGAGCCCGAGCTGAAGCTTTTCACGCCGTCCAGCCGGAAGCCGCCCGGCTCCTCGGCCGCGATCGCGCGGCGGTCCAGCGGATTCAAGGCATTGCCCCAGAATAGATTGCCTTCTACCGTAGGCGGCAGGAAATGCGCGTGTTGCGCGGGCCCGCCAGACAGCAGCACGCCCGCGATCTGCAGGTGGTGAAAGCCGAACACGTGCGCCAGGGCGCTGTCGACCCGGGCCAGACGGCGCACAATGCCCAGGATGGTCGACCAGTCCGTCTCCAGGCCGCCATGTTCGCGGGGAATGGACAGGAGCAACAGGCCGCTGGCGCGAATCAGCTCGCGCTCGGCGGCCGCATGGCCGCCCTGGCGATCGCGCTCGACCGCGCTGGCGGCCAGCTTTTTCACCAAATCGTCGACGACGGCATCGATGGCCGGCCCGACCGGGGGCGGCATGCCGGATGCCGAAGTGCCCAGCGGGTTGTCGAGGATATTGTGGAAGAGAGGCGCTTTCGCCATGGCGACTCCCGGTTCAACTGGCCGACGCGCCGGGCACCAGATCGGTCGCCATGACCTCCCCGAACGGCCCGGTGAGCACGTTGCTGCCAAGCTGTTTCCGGAGCTTGCCCGGCAGCAGCGGAAAGACCAGCTCGGCGAAGCGATAGGCCTCTTCCAGATGTGGATAGCCCGAGAAGATGAAGGTGTCTATGCCCAGGTCGGCGTATTCGCGGATGCGCTCGGCCACGGTCCGCGGGTCGCCCACCAGGGCCGTGCCGGCGCCGCCGCGCACCAGGCCCACGCCCGCCCACAGATTGGGCGAGATCTCGAGGTGCGCGTGGCTGCCCTGGCCGTCGCGCAGCTTGCCGCCGTGCAGTGCCGACATGCGGCGCTGGCCTTCCGAATCCAGGCGTGCCAGCCCCTGCTGGGCGGCCGCCACGGTGTCCTCGTCGAGATGGCTGATCAGTTCGTCGGCCGCGGCCCAGGCGGCCTCGCTGGTTTCGCGCACGATGACGTGCAGGCGGATGCCGAACTTCAACTCGCGGCCGGCCTTCGCGGCCCGCTCGCGCACATCGGCGATCTTGGCGCGCACCGCGCCGGGCTTCTCGCCCCAGGTCAGATAGACGTCGAGTTGCTCGGCCGCGAGCTGGTGGGCGGCTTCCGAGGAGCCGCCGAAATAGAGCGGCGGGTAGGGCTTCTGCACGGGCGGATAAATGACCTTGCCGCCCTTGGAAACGAGCTTTTCGCCTTCGTGGCTGAAATCGCGGCCCGCATGGCTGGCTTCGAGAATGCCGCGCCAGATCTTCAGGTAGTCGCTGGTGACGGCATAGCGTTCATCGTGGCTGAGGAAAAGGCCGTCGCCCTCCAGTTCGCCTGGATCGCCGCCCGTGACCACATTGATCAGCAGGCGGCCCGCCGACATACGGTCGAACGAGGCGGCCATGCGCGCGGCGAACTGTGGCGAAGTCACCCCGGGCCGCACCGCGACCAGGAATTTCAGGTTGCGGGTCGCGCTGATCAGGCTGGAGGCCACGACCCACGCGTCCTCGCAGGACCGGCCGGTGGGCAACAGCACGCCGTCGTAGCCCAGCGTGTCGGCGGCCACGGCCACCTGTTGGAAATAGTCGTGGCTACCCGCGCGGGCCCCCGTGCTGGTGCCCAGGTAGCGCGAATCGCCGTGAGTGGGAATGAACCAGAATATGTTCATGGCGTGCTCGTTTCGGACTGGCCGCCGCTCAGAAGGCGGGGATCAGCGAGCCCTTGTATTCCTTGTCGATGAAGTCCCGCACTTCGGGCGACTGGTAGGCCGCGACCAGCTTCCGGACCCAGGCTTGGTCCTTGTCCGCACGGCGCACCGCGATCAGGTTGGCGTAGGGGCCATCGGGCGCTTCGCGGCCGATGGCATCCCGCGCCGGCACCAGGCCGGCCTTCTCGGCGAAGTCGTTGTTGATCGACGCGGCCGTCAGGTCGTCGAGCGAGCGCGGCAGTTGAGCGGCGTCGAGTTGCACGATCTTGAGCTTGCGCGGGTTGGCGATGATGTCCGACGGCGTGGCGGTGTTGTTTTGCACCGCTTCGGGTTTGAGCGTGATGAGTTTGTAGGCCTGCAGCACCAGCAGGGCGCGGTTGCCGTTGGACGGGTCGTTCTGGATTCCCACCGACGCGCCTTCGGGCAGGTCTTCCAGCTTCTTGATCTTGTGCGAATAGAAGCCCAGCGGCGCGGTCACCGTCAGGCCCACGGGCACGAGGTCGAAGCCGCGCGCCTTGATCTGGGCGTCGAGAAAGGGCTTGTGCTGAAAGGCGTTGGCGTCGAGGTCTCCCGCGGCCAGCGCGGCGTTGGGCAGTTGGTAGTCGTTGAAGACGACGACGTCGATGTTCAGGCCTTCGCGCTGGGCCACGCGCTTGACGACCTGGAAGATCTGCTCGGCGGAGCCGACGGAAATGCCCACCTTGAGGGTGTTCTTGTCGGCGGCGATCGCCGTGGCGGAGGCGAGGGCCAGGGTCAGGCCCAGGGCGGGAGCGGCGCGGCGCAGCAGCTTGAACATGAAGCGGGTTTCCTTGGAACGTGGGGATGCCCGGGGATTCTGTCACCCGCTGGCATATGCCGAAAATACATAGTCGGCATGTCAATATGGCCAGGACAGGAACAGCCGGAAATAGCTATTTGGCAGATCGTTATTGTTTGGGCCGGCCTTCAGCGGCGTTAGCATCGTTCGATTCCATCCGCGCCAGGAGCATCGTCATGAGGTCCGCCATTCCGTCCGCGCCCCGCGCGCCCGCTTTCATCATCCGTGCAGCGGGGGGGCATTGATGGCCGCCCGCCAGTTGAAACTGGGCGCCTTCATGCGTCCAGTCAGCATACACACCGGCGCGTGGCGCTATCCCGGCGCCACGCGAGACGCCAATTTCAACCTGCAGGCATTGAAGCGCTATGCGCAAGCGTTGGAGAAGGCGAAGTTCGACGCCTTCTTCATGGCCGATCACCTCGCGGTGCTCAACATGCCGATCGACGCGCTGAAGCGCAGCCACACCGTCACGTCGTTCGAGCCTTTCACGCTGCTCTCCGCCCTCAGCCAGGCAACCGAGCACATCGGGTTGATCGCTACGGCCTCCACCACGTTCGATGAGCCCTTCCACGTGGCGCGCCGCTTCGCGTCGCTGGATCACCTGAGCGAGGGCAGGGCGGGATGGAATGTGGTGACCACGTCCAATCCCGACGCCGCGTTGAATTTCGGCCGTGAGGAGCATGTCGACCACGCGCGACGCTATGCCCGTGCGCGGGAGTTCTTCGACGTGGTCACCGGACTATGGGACAGTTGGGCGGACGACGCGTTCGTCCGTGATGCCGAGCAAGGCATCTATTTCGATCCCGCGCGTCTGCATACCCTGGCGCACAAGGGCGAGCACTTTGCCGTCCGCGGGCCCTTGAATATCGCGCGGCCGGTGCAGGGCTGGCCGGTCATCGTGCAGGCGGGCGCGTCCGAGCCCGGGCGGCAATTGGCGGCGGAGACGGCCGAGGCCGTCTTCACATCGGTGCCTGACCTGGCGGCCGGCCAGGCTTTCTATGCGGACGTGAAGGGCCGCATGGACCGTATCGGGCGCAATCGCGAGCATCTGAAGATATTGCCGGGCGCGCTGGTGGTTGTCGGCGAGACCCATGAGCAGGCCAGGGAAATACGCGCTCGCCTGGACGCGCTCGTTCACGATGCCAGCGCCATCGCGTCGCTGTCGGTCATGCTGGGCCACGACGTGTCGACCTTCGACCTGGACGGGCCGCTGCCTGACATTCCCGAGAGCAATGCCAGCAAGAGCGGCCGGCAGCGGGCCGTGGATCTGGCGCGCGCGGAAAACCTGACCGTGCGCCAGTTGGCGCACCGCATGGGCGGTTACGGCGGCTTGGCCTTCGTCGGCACGGTGACGACGATCGCCGACGAGATGCAGGAATGGCTGGAGGCCCATGGGTCCGATGGCTTTAACGTGATGTTTCCATGGTTGCCTGGCGGCCTGGATGCCTTCGTGCAGGGCGTCGTGCCCGAACTGCAGCGGCGCGGCATTTTCAGGCGGGAGTACGAAGGCAGGACATTGCGGGAGAACCTGGGGCTGCCGCGGCCGGAGAATCGCTTCTTTCGGCGTTGAGACGGTCCAGAGGGGGATGCCCCGCCTATCCCGGCCGCGGGCGGACCGGCTTCATCGCTCTCCGATCCCGCTGGTCCCGGCCCCTCCCGTCGCCGTTCCCGATTCCCGGCCGAGCATAAGAATCCAACTTTTAAGCCTTTTTCAATAAAACAATTCTGGTGCAAAGTTTCAACCTGTTCAGCGGAATTTTCCGTTTACTCAAGGTGAAACATGTCAATTGGCCAGAGAATCAGTACAAAATATGAACAAATAAGCGACACTTTGGTGTCCCTGGCACGGGACATTCCCGTGGCCGTCATCGGTGACGTCTCCAACCGCCTTTACTGCTTCCCGGGAGGATGGGCCAACTATTCGCACGTCGCGAAGCGCGTTGCCGGGCCGGCGTTGACCGTCCGCGTGCGGCCGGGGGACAACCTCTTCTTGCATAAAGCGCTGGACATTGCCCGTCCTGGGGACATCGTCGTGTGCGACGCCGGCGGCGCGCTGGAGAATGCCATCCTGGGGGAAATGATGGGTCGCTACGCGGTATCCCGCGGCGTCGCCGCCATCGTCATCAACGGCGCCATTCGTGACGTGGCCGGCCTGGCTGAACTACCTATTCCCGTCTACGCACGCGGCGTCACGCCGAACGGTCCCTTCAAGAGTGGCCCGGGGGAGATCGGCTATCCGGTCTCCGTCGGCGGGGTTTCCATTGCCAGCGGCGATTTGCTCGTCGGCGACGAGGACGGCCTGATCGCGCTGCCCCGGCTGGATGCGCCGGCCGTCATCGAGCGCGCGCAGGCACACGTTGCCGTGGAGGCGCGTTGGGCCGAACAGATCGCCGCGGGTACATGGCCGCGCGGTTGGGTCGACCAGGCCATTGCGGCGCTGAGTTGAATCATGAGTTTCCTGCTGAAGCCGCTGCGCGGCATAGGCGCCGCCGCGGCCATCGTTTGCGCCATGTCCTCTCTGGGCGCCGCCGCCCTGGCGGCGACGGACTATCCCACCCATCCGATTACGCTGATCGTTCCTCAATCGCCGGGCTCGGTGGCCGACATCATGGCGCGAGCCATCAGCGTGCCGATGGCGACCTATCTCAAGCAGCCCATCATCGTGGAGAATCGCGCGGGCGCCAGCGGCGTCATCGGCGCGCAACTGGCCGCGCGAGCCGCGCCGGATGGCTACACGCTCTTCGTCGGCTCCGTCAGTACGCATGGCCTGCTGTCAGGTACGCAGGCCAATCTGCCCTACGACCCGGTCAAGGACTTCCGCGGCGTTTCGCAGATCAACGATTCGCCGCTGGCCCTGGTCGTCAACCCCGCTTCGGGCATCAAGACGATGAAAGACCTGGTGGAGCGCGCCCGCAAGGAGCCGGGCAAGCTGTCGTATGCGTCTGCGGGCAATGGCAGCGGCTCCCGATTCACGGTGGAACTGCTGCGCCTGCAGGAGCACCTGGATATGTTGCACGTGCCGTATCGCAGCCCGATGGAGGCGGTGCAGGCCGTCGTGGCGGGGCAGGCGACGCTCGCTTCGCCCTCGTTGCCCAGCGTGCCGGAGTTGATCAAGGCTGGCCGACTGCAGGCCCTCGCCGTCACCGTCCCCAAGCGTTCCCCGCTGCTGCCTGACGTCCCCACGACGGCGGAGGCGGGTTATCCCGGCGTCGTCTTTACCAGTTGGACCGGCATATTCGCGCCGGCCAACACGCCGGACGCCATCATCGATCGCTTGAACAACGCCGTTCGGGAGGCGCTCAAGGATCCCGCGGTGATCGAGCACATCAAAGCCACCGGCGCCACGCCCGTCAGCCAAAGTCCGAGCGAATTCGACGCGTTCGTCCGGTCCGAGGTAAAGAAATGGGTGGTCGCCGCGCAAGAGGCAGGCATCACGCCGCAGTAACGCCCGAGACTCGTCTAAAATCCGGCGTCCCCGATTTCAGCGATGCCGGGCGCGGGTCGGCTCCTCGCCGGCTGCCTCGTGCGCGCTGTCGTCCTTCATCGCAGACGTCCGATCATGGCAAAGTCAGCACCAGAGGTTTACGCACTCATCCGGCGGCGCATCATATTGGGCGAGTTCTCGCCCGGCACGCAACTCAAGGAAGCCGGGCTGGCGGACCAACTCGACGTCAGCCGCACGCCGGTGCGCGCCGCGCTCAAAACGCTGGCGAACGACGGGCTGGTGACGATCGAGCCGAATCGCGGCGCGTTCGTCGCCGCGTGGACCGAGCACGATGACGACGAAGTCTTCGACCTGCGCATCCTTGTGGAGTCCCATGCCGCGGCATTGGCGGCCAAGCGCCGCCAGCCCGAGCACCTGGCGACGCTGCATCGCTTGAATGCGGAACTGGCCGCCGCCATCGCGGACAAGCCCGATGATTTCCTGGAGCGCATCCAATCCATCAACCGGCAGTTCCACCGTGTCATCCTGCAGGCTTCCATGTCGCCGCGCTTGATGTCGTTCGCCGAGACCTTGCT
This genomic interval from Bordetella genomosp. 10 contains the following:
- a CDS encoding methionine ABC transporter permease — protein: MWNTFVQLIPELTVALGQTFLMLGIALGASVVLGGPLGVLLFLTGKGQSLDRPVLHRTLGWAVNTVRSFPFIILLVALVPFTRSIVGSSIGPTAAAVPLSFAAIPYFARLVEQCLREVPRGVIEAAHAAGASELQIVRRVLLVEARAGLVLALTVLSVSFLSYSAVAGVVGGGGIGDLAIRYGYYRFQTDVMVITVAVLVVLVQVIQFAGNTVARRIDKR
- a CDS encoding methionine ABC transporter ATP-binding protein encodes the protein MSVVSASEHPEPPPVIRLDGVSKHFSTREGRFDAVRDVSLSVRQGDTFGLIGKSGAGKSTLLRLINLLERPDAGAVHVAGMELTALGKRALREARQSIGMIFQQFNLLQNETVFENVAFPLRVHGGRNQAQLTARVDECLDIVDLADKRGSHPAQLSGGQKQRVAIARALASEPAVLLCDEPTSALDPETTRSVLGVLRDINRRLGVTIVIVTHELAVVRALCRHVAVMEGGRIVEQAEISRDGVNLATPLGRELIREASHPYEEVA
- a CDS encoding acyl-CoA dehydrogenase family protein is translated as MPPPVGPAIDAVVDDLVKKLAASAVERDRQGGHAAAERELIRASGLLLLSIPREHGGLETDWSTILGIVRRLARVDSALAHVFGFHHLQIAGVLLSGGPAQHAHFLPPTVEGNLFWGNALNPLDRRAIAAEEPGGFRLDGVKSFSSGSIGSDVLTISAWHRASGTALVAALPTDTQGVTVNPDWDAFGQRQTDSGTVRFDHVRLEFLQVLQAPGFSPTPRSTLRTLFSQAIMANLYLGIAQGALAEACRFVLEDARPWFAADVQRQADDPYVQARFGEFRLATRAAEALADAAGRQLDAALGRGAALTAAERGELAVAIAEAKIWSHRAALKVGNELFEATGARSTSARYGYDRFWRNARVHTLHDPVAYKIRDLGRYELDGRAPEPTAYS
- the ssuD gene encoding FMNH2-dependent alkanesulfonate monooxygenase, with the protein product MNIFWFIPTHGDSRYLGTSTGARAGSHDYFQQVAVAADTLGYDGVLLPTGRSCEDAWVVASSLISATRNLKFLVAVRPGVTSPQFAARMAASFDRMSAGRLLINVVTGGDPGELEGDGLFLSHDERYAVTSDYLKIWRGILEASHAGRDFSHEGEKLVSKGGKVIYPPVQKPYPPLYFGGSSEAAHQLAAEQLDVYLTWGEKPGAVRAKIADVRERAAKAGRELKFGIRLHVIVRETSEAAWAAADELISHLDEDTVAAAQQGLARLDSEGQRRMSALHGGKLRDGQGSHAHLEISPNLWAGVGLVRGGAGTALVGDPRTVAERIREYADLGIDTFIFSGYPHLEEAYRFAELVFPLLPGKLRKQLGSNVLTGPFGEVMATDLVPGASAS
- a CDS encoding MetQ/NlpA family ABC transporter substrate-binding protein codes for the protein MFKLLRRAAPALGLTLALASATAIAADKNTLKVGISVGSAEQIFQVVKRVAQREGLNIDVVVFNDYQLPNAALAAGDLDANAFQHKPFLDAQIKARGFDLVPVGLTVTAPLGFYSHKIKKLEDLPEGASVGIQNDPSNGNRALLVLQAYKLITLKPEAVQNNTATPSDIIANPRKLKIVQLDAAQLPRSLDDLTAASINNDFAEKAGLVPARDAIGREAPDGPYANLIAVRRADKDQAWVRKLVAAYQSPEVRDFIDKEYKGSLIPAF
- a CDS encoding LLM class flavin-dependent oxidoreductase → MAARQLKLGAFMRPVSIHTGAWRYPGATRDANFNLQALKRYAQALEKAKFDAFFMADHLAVLNMPIDALKRSHTVTSFEPFTLLSALSQATEHIGLIATASTTFDEPFHVARRFASLDHLSEGRAGWNVVTTSNPDAALNFGREEHVDHARRYARAREFFDVVTGLWDSWADDAFVRDAEQGIYFDPARLHTLAHKGEHFAVRGPLNIARPVQGWPVIVQAGASEPGRQLAAETAEAVFTSVPDLAAGQAFYADVKGRMDRIGRNREHLKILPGALVVVGETHEQAREIRARLDALVHDASAIASLSVMLGHDVSTFDLDGPLPDIPESNASKSGRQRAVDLARAENLTVRQLAHRMGGYGGLAFVGTVTTIADEMQEWLEAHGSDGFNVMFPWLPGGLDAFVQGVVPELQRRGIFRREYEGRTLRENLGLPRPENRFFRR
- a CDS encoding RraA family protein, which translates into the protein MSIGQRISTKYEQISDTLVSLARDIPVAVIGDVSNRLYCFPGGWANYSHVAKRVAGPALTVRVRPGDNLFLHKALDIARPGDIVVCDAGGALENAILGEMMGRYAVSRGVAAIVINGAIRDVAGLAELPIPVYARGVTPNGPFKSGPGEIGYPVSVGGVSIASGDLLVGDEDGLIALPRLDAPAVIERAQAHVAVEARWAEQIAAGTWPRGWVDQAIAALS
- a CDS encoding Bug family tripartite tricarboxylate transporter substrate binding protein — its product is MSFLLKPLRGIGAAAAIVCAMSSLGAAALAATDYPTHPITLIVPQSPGSVADIMARAISVPMATYLKQPIIVENRAGASGVIGAQLAARAAPDGYTLFVGSVSTHGLLSGTQANLPYDPVKDFRGVSQINDSPLALVVNPASGIKTMKDLVERARKEPGKLSYASAGNGSGSRFTVELLRLQEHLDMLHVPYRSPMEAVQAVVAGQATLASPSLPSVPELIKAGRLQALAVTVPKRSPLLPDVPTTAEAGYPGVVFTSWTGIFAPANTPDAIIDRLNNAVREALKDPAVIEHIKATGATPVSQSPSEFDAFVRSEVKKWVVAAQEAGITPQ
- a CDS encoding GntR family transcriptional regulator; this encodes MRAVVLHRRRPIMAKSAPEVYALIRRRIILGEFSPGTQLKEAGLADQLDVSRTPVRAALKTLANDGLVTIEPNRGAFVAAWTEHDDDEVFDLRILVESHAAALAAKRRQPEHLATLHRLNAELAAAIADKPDDFLERIQSINRQFHRVILQASMSPRLMSFAETLLTAHRVFGAFYHYTDGQLKNSLQDHLNITSAIDRGNARLARALLDAHIRETWERLQAKRGKGAS